The genomic DNA CGCCGCGATGTCGGTCGAATCGCAGCTCGGCACCGATGCGGTGTTCGCCGCCGACCTGATGGCTCTGCGTCCACAGGAAGGGCAGTCGACGTCGGCCGCGAACCTGCGCGCGTTCCTCTCGAATTCGCCCATGGTCGCCAGCCACAAGGGCCCGGATGACGGACGTGTTCAGGATGCGTACTCGCTGCGCTGCTCGCCGCAGGTGCACGGCACCGCCCGCGACACCATGGGCTACGCCGCGATGATCGCCGGCCGCGAACTCGCCAGCGTCATCGACAACCCGGTGATCACCGTGGACGGACGGATCGAGTCGAACGGGAACTTCCATGGCGCACCGGTCGCCGCCGTCCTCGACTTCCTGGCCATCTCGGTCGCCGATGTCGCCTCGGTCTCCGAGCGACGTACCGACCGTGCGCTCGACCCCGCGCGCAGCCACGGACTTCCGCCGTTCCTCGCCGACGAGGTGGGTGTCGACTCCGGTCTCATGATCGCTCAGTACGCCGCGGCCGGCATCGTCTCGGAGCTGAAGCGCCTCGCCGTTCCGGCATCCGTCGACTCGATTCCCTCGTCCGCGATGCAGGAGGACCACGTGTCGATGGGGTGGGCAGCGGCTCGCAAGCTCCGTCGCGCGATCGACGGTCTCGGCCGGGTGCTCGCCATCGAGATCCTCACTGCGGCCCGCGCACTCGACCTGCGCGCACCGCTCGAGGCAGGGCCGGCCACCGGCGCGGTCCGCGACCTCGTCCGCACCGTCGCCGCCGGTCCTGGCCCCGATCGCTTCCTGTCCCCGGAGATGGAAGCCGTCACCGAACTCGTCCAGTCGGGCGCTGTCGCCCGCACCGCAAAGGAGTACGTGAATGTCTGAACCACGCAACATCCGCGCAGCGCGCGGCAACGTGCGCACCGCGAAGAGCTGGGGCGCAGAGGCTGCCAAGCGCATGCTGAT from Microbacterium sp. LWO13-1.2 includes the following:
- the hutH gene encoding histidine ammonia-lyase — its product is MSDLPSVLVGHQPLAPADVVAVARDGAPVVIAAEALDRVAHTRNVIDGLAADPHPHYGVSTGFGALATTFIAPDRRLQLQASLIRSHAAGTGAEVEREVIRGLQLLRLQTLASGRTGVRPIVVETYAAMLNAGVTPVVREYGSLGCSGDLAPLAHIALAAMGEGEVRDAAGALRPASEALTAAGIEPVTLVEKEGLALINGTDGMLGMLVLALHDLEALLVTADIAAAMSVESQLGTDAVFAADLMALRPQEGQSTSAANLRAFLSNSPMVASHKGPDDGRVQDAYSLRCSPQVHGTARDTMGYAAMIAGRELASVIDNPVITVDGRIESNGNFHGAPVAAVLDFLAISVADVASVSERRTDRALDPARSHGLPPFLADEVGVDSGLMIAQYAAAGIVSELKRLAVPASVDSIPSSAMQEDHVSMGWAAARKLRRAIDGLGRVLAIEILTAARALDLRAPLEAGPATGAVRDLVRTVAAGPGPDRFLSPEMEAVTELVQSGAVARTAKEYVNV